One genomic window of Parasteatoda tepidariorum isolate YZ-2023 chromosome 9, CAS_Ptep_4.0, whole genome shotgun sequence includes the following:
- the LOC107441883 gene encoding uncharacterized protein: protein MTFSRIAFNIVVFAIFISTSYSSSIANKENEGILKLQEQTQVHTGRSLGNACTINPCKNGGTCKLVECNAVCDCPTPYKGDTCEEDPCTPNPCMYNGTCDIVDGKAKCTCLNGTEGDFGEFCEKACFHGSSIVLTRSGEKEMKDLQLGEEVASGFQPDGSFAYSPVIAFLHKDRNMESSFIQLTTDSDATVLISDKHLIFRRTDDEDFEAVHANKIKIGDRVYTKIVGKMATLSVVTSLKSLALVGVYXMTKTLKQFMPTKSRLETAFTRK from the exons ATGACATTTTCACGAATTGCATTCAATATAGTTGTATTTGCTATATTTATATCAACATCTTATAGCAGTTCAATTGCAAATAAGGAAAATGAAGGCATCCTTAAATTGCAGGAGCAAACTCAAGTGCATACAGGTCGTTCTTTGGGAa ATGCTTGCACAATCAATCCTTGTAAAAATGGAGGAACATGTAAACTTGTTGAATGCAATGCTGTTTGTGACTGCCCCACGCCATATAAAGGAGATACATGTGAAGAAG atccATGCACACCCAACCCCTGTATGTACAATGGAACATGCGATATTGTTGATGGAAAAGCAAAGTGCACTTGTTTGAATGGTACCGAAGGAGATTTTGGagaattttgtgaaaaag CTTGCTTTCATGGGAGTAGCATTGTCCTTACAAGAAGTggtgaaaaagaaatgaaagactTACAGCTGGGTGAAGAGGTTGCTTCAGGATTTCAGCCAGACGGATCATTTGCATACAGCCCAGTCATAGCATTTCTGCACAAAGACAGAAACATGGAGTCTTCTTTTATTCAACTTACTACAGACTCTGATGCAACTGTACTAATAAGTGACAAGCATCTTATTTTTCGGCGAACTGATGACGAAGACTTTGAAGCAGTTCATGCCAACAAAATCAAGATTGGAGATCGCGTTTACACGAAAATAGTTGGAAAAATGGCAACTCTCTCTGTTGTCACAAGTCTGAAATCTTTGGCTTTGGTTGGAGTTTACNTGATGACGAAGACTTTGAAGCAGTTCATGCCAACAAAATCAAGATTGGAGACCGCGTTTACACGAAAATAG